Proteins from a genomic interval of Salinivibrio kushneri:
- the menB gene encoding 1,4-dihydroxy-2-naphthoyl-CoA synthase, with translation MAVTPGITEQELYAPIEWVPTEHTFSDILYHKSADGIARITINRPQVRNAFRPQTVKEMMQALADARYDSRVGVIILTGLGEKAFCSGGDQSVRGDYGGYQDDEGTHHLNVLDFQRQIRTCPKPVIAAVAGYAVGGGHVLHMMCDLTIAADNAQFGQTGPKVGSFDGGWGASYMARIVGQKKAREIWFLCRFYNAQEAVDMGLVNTVVPLDELERETVRWCREVLQHSPMALRCLKAALNADCDGQAGLQELAGNATMMFYMTDEGQEGRNAFNEKRRPEFDRFPRNP, from the coding sequence ATGGCTGTCACGCCAGGGATCACCGAACAAGAGCTTTACGCGCCGATTGAGTGGGTACCCACCGAGCATACGTTTAGCGATATCCTGTACCATAAATCTGCCGACGGCATCGCTCGGATCACGATTAATCGGCCCCAGGTGCGCAATGCATTCCGGCCGCAAACGGTAAAAGAAATGATGCAAGCCTTGGCTGATGCGCGCTATGACAGCCGAGTGGGCGTGATTATTCTCACCGGGTTGGGAGAGAAGGCGTTTTGCTCTGGCGGCGATCAGTCCGTGCGGGGTGACTACGGCGGTTATCAAGATGATGAAGGCACGCATCATTTGAATGTGTTGGACTTTCAGCGTCAGATCCGCACCTGTCCTAAACCCGTCATCGCCGCTGTTGCAGGCTATGCCGTCGGCGGTGGCCATGTGCTGCATATGATGTGCGATTTAACCATCGCCGCCGACAACGCCCAATTTGGCCAAACAGGTCCCAAGGTCGGCAGCTTTGACGGCGGCTGGGGAGCCTCTTATATGGCGCGGATTGTGGGCCAGAAAAAAGCCCGTGAAATCTGGTTCTTGTGCCGTTTCTACAATGCGCAAGAAGCCGTAGACATGGGATTAGTGAACACAGTCGTGCCACTGGATGAGCTTGAGCGAGAGACAGTGCGTTGGTGCCGGGAAGTGCTCCAACACAGTCCCATGGCGCTGCGCTGCTTAAAAGCGGCGTTGAATGCAGACTGCGATGGGCAGGCGGGGCTGCAAGAACTCGCCGGTAATGCCACCATGATGTTTTACATGACCGATGAAGGGCAAGAAGGGCGCAATGCCTTTAATGAAAAACGCCGCCCTGAATTTGATCGTTTCCCACGTAATCCATAG